The following are encoded together in the Nitrospira sp. genome:
- a CDS encoding phosphoglucosamine mutase → MRKLFGTDGVRGVANLDPMTSETAMQLGRAAAHIFMRRAGRHQIVIGKDTRISGYMLESALMAGICSMGVDVLLVGPMPTPAIAFLTRSLRADAGVVISASHNPYQDNGIKFFSGDGFKLPDEVEARIEQLIVSDEINHLRPTADLIGKAYRIDDADGRYIEFAKRSLPKDLDFQGIKLVVDCANGAGYKVAPTVLRELGATVEVIGDKPNGMNINAGCGAVHPELLQETVRRQKADLGIALDGDADRAIFVCEQGTVIDGDHVMAALGLDLHQHGFLAKRTLVGTVMSNFGLELSMAKAGITLIRTPVGDRYLLERMLAEGYNFGGEQSGHFIFLDHNTTGDGLISALQILSLMKRSKKPLSELATAMSAVPQILVNLQVKRKPVLESIPEIDRAIQENNRRLNGSGRVVIRYSGTEPLLRIMVEGEHASVVKEVADDLARVVQEHIG, encoded by the coding sequence ATGCGGAAACTATTTGGAACAGACGGTGTGCGTGGTGTCGCCAACCTTGATCCTATGACCAGTGAAACGGCCATGCAGCTAGGCCGAGCAGCCGCACACATTTTCATGCGACGAGCGGGACGCCATCAGATCGTCATCGGCAAAGATACAAGAATTTCAGGCTACATGCTGGAATCTGCCCTCATGGCAGGGATCTGTTCCATGGGAGTTGATGTCCTCTTAGTTGGACCCATGCCGACACCGGCCATTGCCTTCTTGACCAGAAGTCTGCGCGCCGATGCCGGCGTTGTGATTTCCGCTTCGCACAACCCGTACCAGGATAACGGCATTAAGTTTTTCTCGGGCGATGGGTTCAAGCTTCCCGATGAGGTCGAGGCTCGTATCGAACAGCTGATTGTGTCCGATGAGATCAATCATCTGAGACCGACTGCCGATCTTATTGGAAAGGCCTATCGGATTGATGATGCCGATGGACGATACATTGAATTTGCCAAACGGTCGCTCCCAAAAGATTTGGATTTTCAGGGAATCAAGCTCGTCGTGGACTGTGCCAATGGCGCAGGGTACAAAGTCGCTCCCACCGTGTTGAGAGAATTGGGCGCCACGGTCGAGGTGATCGGGGACAAACCAAACGGCATGAATATCAACGCGGGATGTGGTGCTGTCCATCCCGAGCTCCTTCAAGAGACCGTCCGTCGACAGAAAGCCGATCTTGGGATCGCGCTGGATGGAGATGCCGACCGAGCCATCTTCGTCTGTGAGCAAGGGACGGTGATCGATGGGGACCATGTGATGGCGGCGCTCGGTCTCGATCTCCATCAACATGGCTTCCTTGCAAAACGCACGCTGGTCGGTACGGTCATGAGTAACTTTGGCCTGGAGTTGTCGATGGCCAAAGCCGGCATCACGCTGATCCGAACGCCGGTCGGGGATCGATACCTCCTCGAGCGGATGTTGGCGGAAGGCTATAACTTCGGCGGTGAACAGTCCGGGCACTTCATCTTTCTCGACCACAACACGACCGGGGATGGGCTGATTTCGGCCCTCCAAATCTTGTCATTGATGAAACGCAGCAAGAAGCCGTTGTCCGAACTGGCCACAGCGATGAGCGCGGTCCCGCAGATCTTGGTCAACCTTCAGGTGAAACGGAAACCGGTTTTGGAATCAATTCCGGAGATCGACCGAGCTATTCAAGAAAACAACCGTCGTCTCAATGGAAGCGGTCGTGTGGTCATCCGTTATTCCGGGACCGAACCGTTGTTACGTATCATGGTCGAAGGCGAGCATGCATCGGTCGTCAAGGAAGTTGCTGACGATCTTGCCCGAGTGGTGCAAGAACATATCGGCTGA
- the folP gene encoding dihydropteroate synthase, whose protein sequence is MGVVNVTADSFYDGGRHLIPERAIAHAMELVAQGADLIDIGGESTRPGSHPVGEQDELDRVIPVVKELARLISIPISVDTTKSRVAQYALDHGASIINDVSAMRQDPAMASVIARSGAAVVLMHMQGTPQTMQLAPHYSDVLTEVVQFFEERMQAAMNAGIARTNIMLDPGFGFGKLMFHNLELLRGLSSLLLLDRPLLIGLSRKAFIGKIVGKPVERREWGTAAAVAIAVDRGARIIRVHDVDMMKDVVKMAAALSHSWPSSREEG, encoded by the coding sequence ATGGGCGTTGTCAACGTCACGGCAGATTCGTTTTACGATGGTGGACGGCATCTTATCCCGGAACGCGCCATTGCTCATGCGATGGAACTCGTCGCGCAGGGCGCGGATCTGATCGATATCGGCGGGGAATCAACCAGACCCGGTTCCCACCCCGTCGGCGAGCAAGACGAGCTGGATCGTGTCATTCCAGTCGTCAAAGAACTGGCACGCCTCATATCAATTCCAATTTCCGTCGACACCACCAAGTCACGAGTCGCTCAGTATGCCTTGGACCATGGCGCTTCGATCATCAATGATGTCAGTGCGATGCGACAGGATCCGGCCATGGCTTCGGTGATCGCACGCTCAGGTGCCGCCGTCGTTCTCATGCATATGCAGGGAACCCCTCAAACCATGCAGCTCGCACCGCATTATTCAGATGTACTCACCGAGGTGGTGCAGTTTTTTGAAGAGCGTATGCAGGCTGCCATGAATGCAGGGATCGCACGAACGAATATCATGCTTGATCCAGGATTCGGTTTTGGTAAGCTGATGTTCCATAATCTTGAACTGCTTCGTGGGTTGTCCTCGTTATTGCTCCTGGATCGCCCACTGCTTATTGGGCTCTCACGGAAAGCGTTTATCGGAAAGATTGTCGGGAAACCCGTCGAACGTCGGGAGTGGGGGACGGCCGCTGCCGTTGCAATAGCCGTGGATCGAGGCGCTCGGATTATCCGTGTGCATGATGTCGACATGATGAAGGATGTCGTGAAGATGGCCGCAGCATTAAGTCACAGTTGGCCATCGTCTAGAGAGGAAGGATGA
- the ftsH gene encoding ATP-dependent zinc metalloprotease FtsH, giving the protein MNSRVKNLLFWVVVGLFMILLFNLFSVPTHAPEEEVIFSDFMSKLDKGDFEKVIIKGNHISGVLKDKTRIRTYSADYPDFVKVLREKEVQIEVKPPDESPWYITFLVTWGPFILFLGLWFFLMRQMQIGGNKALSFGKSRARMLTEERKKVTFSDVAGVDEAKEEVLEIIEFLKDPRKFQKLGGRIPKGVLVVGPPGTGKTLLAKAIAGEAGVPFFSISGSDFVEMFVGVGASRVRDLFEQGKKHAPCIIFIDEIDAVGRLRGAGLGGGHDEREQTLNQLLVEMDGFDTTEGVILVAATNRPDVLDPALLRPGRFDRQVVVNRPDLKGRSEILKVHTKKVPIAGNVELEKIARGTPGFSGADLENLVNEAALWAARQNKKEVENIDFEMAKDKVMMGAERKSMILTDEEKRITAYHEAGHALMAKLLPGTDPVHKVTIIPRGRALGVTMQLPTDDRHNYSKEFLYNTLAILMGGRVAEELVFQHVTTGAGNDLERATDLARKMVCEWGMSEKLGPLTFGQKEDSVFLGRDFATKRDVSDQVALEIDLEIKRFVTENYERARRVLTEQMTSLKALAEALLEKEVLDAPEIDQILLQSSSQTVPA; this is encoded by the coding sequence ATGAATTCCCGGGTCAAGAACCTGCTTTTCTGGGTCGTGGTCGGCTTGTTCATGATTCTCCTGTTTAACTTATTCAGTGTTCCGACGCATGCGCCGGAAGAAGAAGTCATCTTCAGCGACTTTATGTCGAAGCTCGATAAAGGTGATTTTGAAAAGGTCATCATTAAGGGCAACCACATCAGCGGCGTCTTAAAGGATAAGACTCGTATCCGTACCTACTCAGCCGACTATCCCGACTTCGTGAAGGTGCTCCGGGAGAAAGAGGTGCAGATCGAGGTCAAACCGCCGGACGAGAGTCCATGGTACATCACGTTTCTCGTCACATGGGGACCGTTTATCCTTTTCCTTGGACTCTGGTTTTTCCTCATGCGCCAGATGCAGATCGGCGGGAACAAAGCGCTCTCGTTCGGCAAAAGTCGTGCGCGGATGCTGACGGAAGAGCGCAAGAAAGTCACCTTCTCCGATGTCGCCGGTGTTGATGAGGCTAAAGAAGAGGTCCTTGAGATTATTGAGTTCTTGAAAGACCCCAGAAAGTTTCAGAAGCTTGGGGGCCGTATCCCTAAAGGAGTGTTAGTCGTTGGCCCTCCTGGGACGGGGAAGACCCTCCTGGCCAAAGCGATTGCTGGAGAAGCCGGTGTGCCGTTCTTCAGCATCAGTGGGTCCGATTTCGTTGAAATGTTTGTCGGCGTAGGCGCCTCACGCGTACGCGATCTCTTTGAGCAAGGGAAAAAACATGCTCCCTGCATTATTTTCATCGATGAAATTGATGCGGTCGGTCGCCTGCGTGGTGCCGGTCTCGGTGGGGGACATGATGAGCGCGAACAGACGCTCAATCAATTGCTCGTTGAAATGGATGGATTTGACACGACCGAAGGAGTGATCTTGGTCGCGGCTACCAACCGTCCCGATGTCCTCGATCCTGCCTTACTACGGCCAGGTCGTTTCGATCGACAAGTCGTCGTGAACCGTCCGGACCTCAAAGGCCGTTCTGAAATCCTGAAAGTCCACACGAAAAAGGTTCCTATCGCAGGGAATGTGGAACTGGAAAAGATTGCCCGGGGAACCCCTGGGTTTTCCGGTGCTGACCTTGAGAATCTTGTCAATGAGGCGGCGCTGTGGGCCGCGCGTCAAAACAAGAAAGAAGTCGAGAACATCGACTTTGAGATGGCCAAAGATAAGGTCATGATGGGTGCGGAACGAAAGAGCATGATCTTGACCGATGAAGAAAAGCGCATCACAGCCTATCATGAAGCCGGGCATGCACTAATGGCTAAACTCCTTCCTGGTACGGATCCGGTCCACAAAGTCACAATTATTCCACGAGGTCGGGCGCTCGGCGTCACGATGCAATTACCGACCGATGACCGACATAACTATTCCAAGGAATTTCTCTATAACACGCTGGCAATCCTGATGGGTGGACGCGTGGCGGAAGAACTTGTGTTTCAGCATGTCACCACTGGAGCAGGCAACGATCTTGAGCGAGCAACTGATCTGGCACGCAAGATGGTCTGCGAGTGGGGCATGAGCGAAAAGTTAGGACCGTTGACGTTTGGGCAGAAAGAAGACTCCGTATTTCTTGGCCGTGATTTTGCGACGAAGCGGGATGTCAGCGATCAAGTGGCGCTTGAAATCGATCTGGAGATTAAGCGCTTCGTCACGGAAAACTATGAACGTGCACGACGGGTACTGACCGAACAGATGACCAGTCTCAAAGCCTTGGCAGAAGCCCTACTTGAAAAAGAAGTCCTGGATGCTCCAGAAATCGATCAGATCTTGTTGCAGTCTTCCTCTCAAACTGTTCCTGCCTAA
- the hpt gene encoding hypoxanthine phosphoribosyltransferase yields MERMFGRPIITQEQMRSRIRELGRQISADYAGKDLVLVGVLKGAYAFFADLARAIRIPVRVDFIVVTSYGTGAKTSGKVKLVTELTEQIKNKDVLLVEDIVDSGLTVQYLMKAFAKRKPKSIQVCTLLSKPERRVVDVHVQYTGFKISDQYVVGYGLDYQQKYRNLPYLAVLDQSSEKDV; encoded by the coding sequence ATGGAACGTATGTTTGGACGTCCGATCATCACCCAGGAGCAGATGCGGAGCCGGATTCGCGAGTTAGGGCGACAGATCAGTGCCGACTATGCGGGGAAAGATCTCGTGCTGGTCGGAGTCTTAAAGGGAGCCTACGCCTTCTTCGCCGACCTGGCCCGAGCGATTCGAATTCCCGTGCGAGTCGATTTCATTGTCGTGACCAGTTACGGCACAGGAGCCAAGACATCGGGAAAAGTGAAGTTAGTGACGGAGTTGACCGAACAGATCAAAAACAAAGACGTGCTGCTGGTTGAGGACATTGTTGATTCAGGATTGACGGTTCAATATCTCATGAAAGCGTTCGCGAAGCGGAAACCGAAGAGTATCCAAGTCTGCACCTTGTTGAGTAAACCGGAGCGCCGTGTCGTCGATGTACACGTCCAATACACCGGGTTCAAAATTTCTGATCAGTATGTTGTCGGATATGGTCTTGACTATCAGCAGAAGTATCGTAACCTTCCTTATCTCGCAGTGCTCGATCAGTCGAGTGAAAAAGACGTGTAG
- the tilS gene encoding tRNA lysidine(34) synthetase TilS, which yields MNRTPWPPLVHHVVRTVRSRNLFQPGQHIVVAVSGGPDSVALLSILHQLRSSWNLTLTAVHCNYGLRGAESEEDQRFVERLCHSLAVPLHVRAAHVRTHSRTTSLQAEARDLRYRLMQEISVVCGADRIAVGHTADDQAETVLLWMLRGAGLTGLSGMPAVRDDAVVRPLYETTRQEILTYLRTVGISYREDSSNAKPLYLRNRIRREVIPLLTQLVPSSSHALCRLADLCRTDHRYLDQEAAARIASAVTWGSAGAWTLDRLLLVGLPLPLQRRCLRLLFRQCDAQHRPPSLHTIDRVIRLASTTESMSRLELKSGHVVVTTQSLRFIPVPVGHGYHRQQRDADVPQFPFPVPGELVWSGTGQRLQVQIQRYDSRQAPSGRERILVDADRVSHSLTVRSWLPGDRFCPRGMGGQSKKLQDFFTNVKLPIAARSRVPLVVAPEGILWIVGYRQDERWVPTFSTVRCLVITVDSPPLTEGTD from the coding sequence ATGAACCGGACGCCTTGGCCTCCGCTCGTACATCACGTCGTTCGAACGGTTCGATCCAGAAACCTCTTTCAACCCGGACAGCATATCGTGGTCGCTGTCTCTGGTGGTCCTGATTCTGTCGCGCTATTGTCGATTCTGCATCAACTGCGATCCAGTTGGAACCTGACGCTGACGGCCGTCCATTGTAACTATGGGTTACGAGGAGCTGAGTCCGAGGAGGATCAACGGTTTGTAGAAAGGTTGTGCCATAGTCTGGCAGTTCCTCTCCATGTGCGCGCGGCGCACGTTCGCACTCACAGTCGTACCACCTCTCTACAGGCCGAAGCTCGAGACCTTCGATATCGCCTGATGCAGGAGATTAGCGTGGTGTGTGGAGCGGATCGCATCGCCGTCGGCCATACGGCCGATGACCAGGCGGAAACCGTCTTATTATGGATGCTTCGAGGGGCAGGGTTGACCGGTCTTTCCGGCATGCCGGCGGTCCGAGACGATGCCGTTGTCCGACCGTTGTACGAGACAACACGGCAGGAGATCTTGACCTATCTCCGTACAGTAGGTATCTCCTATCGTGAAGATTCGAGTAACGCCAAGCCACTCTACCTACGAAACCGAATCAGGCGAGAGGTCATTCCGCTTCTCACGCAGTTGGTTCCATCCAGCAGTCATGCACTCTGTAGACTCGCCGATCTCTGTCGCACTGATCATCGCTATCTAGACCAAGAAGCTGCTGCCCGCATCGCTTCCGCTGTGACATGGGGCTCAGCCGGAGCATGGACGCTGGATCGCCTGCTTCTCGTGGGCCTTCCTCTGCCCCTACAACGACGCTGTCTCCGACTCCTGTTTCGACAATGTGATGCTCAACATCGCCCCCCCAGCCTTCACACGATCGATCGCGTGATTCGTCTCGCGTCAACCACGGAATCGATGTCTCGATTGGAGCTCAAGTCCGGACATGTTGTCGTCACGACCCAGTCTCTACGCTTTATTCCCGTTCCAGTAGGGCATGGGTATCATCGACAACAGAGAGATGCCGACGTACCTCAATTCCCTTTCCCAGTACCCGGTGAACTTGTATGGTCTGGAACAGGACAACGACTTCAGGTACAAATACAGCGATACGATAGCCGACAGGCCCCATCGGGTCGGGAACGGATCCTGGTTGATGCTGACCGAGTCTCTCACTCGCTGACGGTCCGGAGTTGGTTGCCAGGCGATCGATTTTGCCCCCGTGGCATGGGAGGCCAGTCAAAAAAATTGCAGGACTTTTTTACGAATGTAAAACTACCAATAGCAGCCCGATCTCGTGTCCCCCTGGTCGTAGCTCCCGAAGGCATTCTCTGGATCGTTGGATATCGGCAAGACGAACGTTGGGTGCCGACGTTCTCGACAGTACGCTGCCTGGTCATTACGGTAGATTCTCCACCTCTCACAGAAGGAACCGACTGA
- the ribF gene encoding riboflavin biosynthesis protein RibF translates to MKVTRGYSGQALRPYPVGTIGNFDGHHRGHHALLQRVIETARKKNGTAVVLSFDPHPVKILAPHADFRFLTNEHEKLARFDQAGIDEVVLVEFTQAFASLTPELFAEQVLSKGLGLKEVFVGQHFAFGHKRAGKIDDLRRLGEQFGFIVHPTPPVTLDGGIVSSTRIRQLIMAGQVAQAAQLLGRPYALSGIVVPGEGRGHALGCPTANLPLPPDRVTPADGIYTSITVVGADRHDSVTYIGSKPTFPGGTRGLEVSILDGRYDLYGHMIRVELIDRIRGDAQFDDEDALSRQIAIDVESARDLLRRYHDNMGA, encoded by the coding sequence ATGAAAGTCACCCGCGGATACTCGGGCCAGGCCCTGCGACCCTATCCCGTGGGAACCATCGGGAACTTTGACGGGCACCATCGCGGTCACCATGCGCTGTTACAGCGAGTGATCGAGACCGCACGCAAGAAGAATGGAACCGCCGTCGTTCTCAGCTTTGATCCTCATCCCGTTAAAATTCTGGCACCTCACGCTGATTTCCGATTTTTGACGAACGAACATGAAAAGCTGGCTCGTTTCGATCAGGCAGGCATTGATGAGGTCGTGCTTGTGGAATTCACTCAGGCCTTCGCGTCGCTGACTCCCGAACTATTCGCGGAACAGGTACTTTCGAAAGGACTCGGACTCAAAGAGGTGTTTGTCGGACAACATTTTGCATTTGGACACAAACGAGCCGGCAAGATTGATGATCTCCGACGTCTCGGGGAACAGTTCGGCTTCATTGTTCATCCCACACCTCCCGTGACCCTCGATGGAGGAATCGTCAGCTCAACAAGAATCAGACAGCTGATCATGGCTGGACAGGTGGCCCAGGCGGCACAATTGCTCGGCCGTCCATATGCACTGAGTGGAATCGTCGTTCCTGGGGAGGGCAGGGGGCACGCATTGGGATGTCCAACCGCCAATCTGCCGCTCCCTCCGGATCGTGTGACGCCTGCCGACGGAATTTATACCTCGATCACGGTCGTGGGAGCTGATCGACATGATTCCGTCACCTATATAGGGAGCAAGCCGACCTTCCCTGGTGGGACACGAGGACTGGAAGTCTCCATTCTCGATGGACGATACGATCTCTATGGGCACATGATCAGGGTCGAACTGATCGATCGTATTCGGGGAGACGCGCAGTTTGATGATGAAGACGCCTTGAGCCGACAAATCGCGATCGATGTAGAATCAGCAAGGGATCTTCTCCGTCGTTATCATGACAACATGGGAGCCTGA
- the hemB gene encoding porphobilinogen synthase, which yields MGFPIHRLRRLRQQEPLRRMVRETHLSPADFIAPLFVTEGHDRREAIGSMPGQFRLSIDLLVNEAVELRALGIPAIILFGIPAHKDERGSSGLDPNGIVQRAVKAVKQQVPELMVITDVCIDEYTSHGHCGIVRDGKILNDETLDCLTTMARTHAEAGADMVAPSDMMDGRVAAIRRELDRSGFPDLPILAYAAKFSSCFYAPFRDAAFSAPHFGDRQSYQMDPANAREALREIDLDIKEGADIIMVKPALPYLDIIATARRRILLPLAAYQVSGEYSMIKAAAQAGWLDESRAMMESLLAIKRAGADLILTYFAKDAALLLRSSR from the coding sequence ATGGGATTTCCAATCCATCGCCTTCGTCGACTCCGGCAACAGGAACCATTGCGGCGGATGGTGCGGGAGACGCACCTCTCACCGGCAGATTTCATCGCCCCGTTATTTGTCACTGAGGGACACGATCGTCGTGAAGCCATCGGGTCAATGCCCGGTCAATTCCGACTGTCCATCGATCTGCTTGTCAACGAGGCGGTGGAACTTCGTGCACTTGGGATTCCGGCCATCATTTTATTCGGTATTCCAGCGCACAAAGACGAACGTGGCAGCTCGGGCTTGGATCCAAACGGCATCGTGCAGCGGGCTGTCAAAGCCGTCAAACAGCAGGTGCCGGAGTTGATGGTGATTACCGACGTCTGCATTGATGAATATACCAGTCACGGCCATTGTGGCATCGTTCGGGATGGGAAGATCCTCAATGATGAGACGTTGGACTGCCTGACGACCATGGCGCGCACCCATGCCGAGGCAGGAGCCGACATGGTGGCACCATCCGACATGATGGACGGGCGTGTCGCTGCGATTCGGAGGGAGTTGGATCGATCAGGATTCCCCGATCTGCCCATTCTCGCGTACGCAGCCAAATTCTCGTCTTGCTTCTACGCGCCATTTCGTGACGCGGCCTTCTCCGCTCCTCACTTCGGCGACCGCCAATCCTATCAAATGGACCCGGCCAATGCGCGGGAAGCGTTGCGCGAAATCGATTTGGATATCAAGGAAGGGGCCGACATCATCATGGTGAAGCCGGCCTTACCGTACCTTGATATCATCGCCACTGCTCGTCGCCGTATCCTCCTCCCGCTGGCGGCTTATCAAGTGAGCGGTGAGTACAGCATGATCAAAGCTGCTGCACAGGCGGGCTGGCTCGATGAGTCGCGTGCGATGATGGAGTCACTGTTGGCCATCAAGCGGGCAGGGGCCGACCTGATTCTGACCTATTTCGCCAAAGACGCTGCTCTGCTGCTTCGTTCATCACGATGA
- a CDS encoding CBS domain-containing protein, translated as MMVPVKSFMIPRDKFVTVPRDTDTQMAARIMRDRGIGSLFVTNDREIIGIITDTDMMRRVVAAGADATKTTVEQIMSAPIMTIEENKTLLDANDLMAQSHLRHLGVTRDGQLVGVISVRDLVVFLTNLPRK; from the coding sequence ATGATGGTTCCAGTCAAGTCATTCATGATTCCCCGAGACAAATTTGTCACCGTGCCACGTGACACCGACACACAGATGGCGGCTCGGATCATGCGCGATCGCGGGATCGGCAGTTTATTCGTGACAAATGACCGTGAGATCATCGGCATCATTACGGATACGGACATGATGCGCCGCGTCGTCGCGGCAGGAGCTGATGCGACCAAAACCACGGTCGAACAAATCATGTCGGCCCCCATCATGACGATCGAAGAAAACAAGACCTTGCTGGATGCCAATGATCTCATGGCCCAATCACACCTTCGTCATTTGGGTGTGACACGCGACGGCCAACTGGTCGGGGTCATCTCCGTCCGAGACCTGGTGGTCTTCTTGACCAATCTCCCACGGAAGTAA
- the cobA gene encoding uroporphyrinogen-III C-methyltransferase — protein sequence MEHSKGKVYLVGAGPGDPGLLTLRGRDCLKQADVVLYDYLANPALLSHAPEQAERLYVGRRGTGKYPEQASINRLLIERAQAGNVVVRLKGGDPFVFGRGGEEAEALATAGIAFEVVPGVTAAVAVPAYAGIPVTHRTLASTVTIVTGHEDPTKAATALDWPRLAASRGTLVFLMGMKQLPTITAQLMQEGLSPSTPVAITRWGTRTDQRTLVGTLSDIVSKTQAAGMEPPTVIVVGEVVQLRSTLNWFERRPLFGKRVLMTRAKEQADELATRLAGYGAEPVAGPTICIVPPLDWKPVDQALAEIGTYDWIIFTSVNGVDRFMTHLRSKGFDARCLGGRRLCCIGPRTAQELERFGLRADLIPAEYQAEGVLAALTQEEIRTSRILIPRAEVAREILPNELRARGAHVDVVSVYRTLTPDLNAEGWWQELRDHRLDVITFTSSSTVRNFVAMLGGREVVRPLLQSVTIACIGPITATTAKEFGLTVSVMPSENTIPALVEAIAHHYGSREHCAASVMQ from the coding sequence ATGGAGCACAGCAAAGGGAAAGTCTACCTCGTCGGAGCCGGCCCTGGCGATCCTGGCCTCTTGACACTTCGTGGCCGAGACTGTCTTAAGCAGGCCGACGTCGTCCTCTACGACTATCTCGCAAATCCCGCACTGCTTAGCCATGCTCCCGAGCAAGCAGAACGCCTGTATGTTGGACGTCGTGGAACAGGGAAGTACCCGGAGCAAGCATCCATCAATCGGCTGCTGATCGAACGTGCACAAGCCGGGAACGTGGTGGTGCGACTGAAAGGCGGGGATCCTTTCGTGTTCGGCCGAGGGGGAGAAGAAGCGGAAGCCCTCGCGACTGCGGGAATTGCGTTCGAGGTGGTCCCTGGTGTCACGGCTGCGGTAGCGGTGCCGGCCTATGCTGGGATTCCCGTTACCCATCGAACTTTGGCATCCACCGTCACGATCGTCACCGGGCATGAAGATCCCACAAAAGCTGCCACCGCATTGGACTGGCCAAGACTCGCGGCAAGTCGGGGTACCTTGGTGTTCCTAATGGGCATGAAACAGCTCCCAACGATTACTGCCCAACTCATGCAAGAAGGGTTGTCTCCATCGACACCTGTTGCCATTACTCGGTGGGGGACCAGAACAGATCAACGCACACTCGTCGGGACGTTGTCGGATATTGTGTCAAAGACTCAGGCCGCAGGGATGGAGCCGCCCACCGTAATTGTTGTGGGGGAAGTCGTTCAACTTCGATCAACACTCAACTGGTTCGAGCGACGTCCACTGTTCGGGAAACGAGTCCTGATGACGCGAGCGAAAGAGCAGGCGGATGAGTTGGCTACGCGACTCGCTGGTTATGGTGCCGAACCGGTCGCAGGCCCGACGATCTGCATCGTTCCCCCTCTCGATTGGAAGCCGGTCGATCAGGCCCTTGCCGAGATTGGTACATACGACTGGATTATCTTTACCAGTGTGAACGGGGTCGATCGCTTCATGACTCACCTCCGGTCGAAGGGATTCGACGCACGATGTTTGGGCGGACGACGGCTGTGCTGCATTGGACCTCGAACGGCTCAGGAATTGGAGCGGTTTGGCCTTCGTGCCGATCTAATTCCGGCCGAGTATCAAGCGGAGGGAGTGTTAGCCGCACTGACTCAAGAGGAAATCAGAACATCCCGCATCCTGATCCCTCGGGCAGAAGTAGCAAGGGAGATCTTGCCGAATGAGCTTCGTGCCCGTGGAGCCCATGTCGATGTGGTTTCCGTCTACCGAACGCTGACCCCAGATCTGAATGCCGAAGGGTGGTGGCAGGAGCTCAGGGATCATCGTCTTGATGTCATCACCTTCACAAGCTCTTCCACGGTCCGAAATTTCGTTGCCATGCTGGGAGGGAGGGAAGTTGTACGGCCCCTTTTACAATCCGTCACCATTGCTTGTATTGGTCCCATTACCGCCACGACGGCAAAGGAATTCGGCCTGACCGTCTCAGTCATGCCGAGCGAAAATACAATTCCTGCACTGGTGGAAGCAATCGCCCACCATTATGGAAGCCGCGAGCACTGTGCCGCGAGTGTCATGCAGTAA